The following proteins come from a genomic window of Citrobacter europaeus:
- the cobS gene encoding adenosylcobinamide-GDP ribazoletransferase, with amino-acid sequence MSKLFWAMLSFISRLPVPARWSQGLDFEHYSRGIVMFPLIGVVLGGLTGLVFMALQPWCGVPLAALFAVLTLALLTGGFHLDGLADTCDGIFSARRRERMLEIMRDSRLGTHGGLALIFVLLAKVLVVSELALRGTPMLAALAAACVAGRGTAVLLMYRHRYAREEGLGNVFIGKVTGRQTCVTLGFAAILAAVLLPGMRGVAALVVTIVAIFILGQLLKRTLGGQTGDTLGAAIELGELIFLLALL; translated from the coding sequence ATGAGTAAGTTGTTCTGGGCAATGCTCTCTTTTATCAGTCGCTTGCCCGTTCCTGCACGCTGGTCGCAAGGACTGGATTTCGAGCACTATTCGCGCGGTATTGTGATGTTCCCCTTGATTGGCGTGGTGCTGGGAGGCCTGACGGGGCTGGTCTTTATGGCGCTACAGCCCTGGTGCGGAGTGCCATTGGCGGCTCTGTTTGCCGTCCTTACCCTGGCGTTATTGACCGGGGGATTTCATCTCGACGGGCTGGCGGATACCTGTGACGGCATTTTTTCTGCCCGTCGACGTGAGCGGATGCTGGAAATCATGCGTGACAGCCGCCTGGGAACCCACGGCGGACTGGCGTTAATTTTCGTGTTGCTGGCGAAAGTGCTGGTGGTGAGCGAACTGGCTTTGCGTGGCACACCGATGCTGGCGGCGCTTGCTGCAGCGTGTGTCGCCGGACGGGGTACCGCTGTTTTGCTGATGTATCGACATCGTTACGCCCGCGAAGAAGGGCTGGGTAATGTCTTTATTGGTAAAGTCACCGGGCGTCAAACCTGCGTCACGTTGGGATTCGCGGCGATCCTGGCTGCCGTGCTTCTTCCCGGCATGCGCGGCGTTGCAGCGCTGGTTGTTACGATAGTGGCGATTTTTATTCTTGGGCAGTTATTAAAACGCACGTTGGGTGGGCAGACCGGCGATACGCTGGGCGCAGCCATTGAACTTGGCGAGTTGATTTTCCTGCTGGCTCTGCTCTGA
- the cobU gene encoding bifunctional adenosylcobinamide kinase/adenosylcobinamide-phosphate guanylyltransferase has translation MIILVTGGARSGKSRHAEALIADSPNVLYIATSQIFDEEMAARIQHHRDGRPAHWRTAERWQHLDELITATNNPQEAILLECITTMVTNLLFALGGDSDPDSWDYAAMEQSIDDEIRSLIAACQRCPAKVVLVTNEVGMGIVPENRLARHFRDIAGRVNQRLAAAADEVWLVVSGIGVKIK, from the coding sequence ATGATTATTCTGGTTACGGGCGGCGCACGAAGCGGCAAGAGTCGGCATGCGGAGGCGCTGATCGCTGATTCTCCAAACGTTTTGTATATCGCAACTTCGCAGATTTTTGATGAGGAGATGGCTGCGCGAATTCAGCATCATCGCGATGGACGCCCTGCGCACTGGCGTACAGCCGAGCGCTGGCAACATCTGGATGAACTGATAACGGCAACGAACAATCCGCAAGAAGCCATTCTACTGGAGTGCATTACCACGATGGTGACTAATCTGCTGTTTGCGCTGGGCGGTGACAGTGACCCGGATAGCTGGGATTACGCGGCGATGGAGCAGTCCATCGACGACGAAATCCGTTCGCTGATTGCTGCCTGTCAGCGCTGCCCGGCAAAGGTGGTGCTGGTCACCAACGAAGTGGGAATGGGGATTGTTCCGGAAAACCGTCTGGCACGGCATTTTCGCGATATTGCAGGACGCGTGAACCAGCGACTGGCGGCGGCAGCTGATGAGGTCTGGCTGGTGGTATCAGGAATTGGAGTCAAAATTAAATGA
- a CDS encoding cobyric acid synthase codes for MTQAIMLQGTASDVGKSVLVAGLCRIFYQDGLRTAPFKSQNMALNSGITPEGKEMGRAQIFQAEAAGITPDVRMNPVLLKPTSDRKAQVVLMGKVATDMDAVSYHEYKPRLRDQILSVYNSLAQEFDVLVLEGAGSPAEINLRDRDIVNMGMAEMAQCPVILVADIDRGGVFASIYGTLALLHDHERARVKGVIINKFRGDVTLLHSGIEQIEALTDVPVLGVMPWLDVDLEDEDGVALQKGKYLRTDKRDIDIAVVQIPHISNFTDFNALAAQPDVRVRYVRQPEELAGADLVILPGSKNTLGDLVWLRESGMAHGVVQLHRNNVPVVGICGGYQMLGDTIIDDVESGLGTLPGLGLLNTVTHFAQHKTTTLVEGQMSSSLPDWLAGTAGLSVRGYEIHMGETTLTEECRSVMTLRKDGGNVADGAVTPDGLAFGTYLHGLFDSDEFTRALVNGLRERKGLAPLDSTFHYAQYKSQQFDLLADAMRQHIDIEKIYTIMQQHREPV; via the coding sequence ATGACGCAGGCAATAATGTTGCAGGGAACGGCATCTGATGTGGGTAAAAGCGTGTTGGTCGCCGGGCTGTGTCGAATTTTTTATCAGGATGGGCTGCGTACCGCACCGTTCAAATCGCAGAATATGGCGCTGAACTCTGGTATTACGCCAGAGGGCAAAGAGATGGGCCGCGCGCAAATCTTTCAGGCTGAGGCTGCCGGCATTACGCCAGATGTGCGTATGAATCCGGTGCTGCTTAAGCCAACCAGCGATCGTAAAGCGCAGGTCGTGCTGATGGGCAAAGTGGCGACCGATATGGACGCGGTGAGTTACCACGAGTACAAACCGCGTCTGCGGGATCAAATCCTGTCAGTTTACAACAGCCTGGCGCAGGAATTCGATGTACTGGTGCTGGAAGGCGCGGGAAGTCCGGCTGAGATTAACCTGCGCGATCGCGATATCGTCAATATGGGCATGGCTGAAATGGCGCAATGTCCTGTCATTCTGGTGGCAGATATCGATCGCGGCGGGGTGTTTGCCTCCATTTATGGCACGCTGGCGCTGTTGCACGATCACGAACGCGCGCGGGTCAAAGGGGTGATCATCAATAAGTTTCGCGGTGATGTGACGCTGCTGCACTCCGGTATTGAGCAAATTGAAGCGCTGACCGACGTTCCGGTACTGGGCGTCATGCCCTGGCTGGATGTTGATCTGGAAGATGAAGATGGCGTTGCGCTGCAAAAGGGCAAATATTTGCGCACAGACAAACGCGACATCGACATCGCGGTGGTTCAAATACCGCACATTTCTAACTTTACGGATTTCAATGCGCTTGCCGCACAACCGGATGTGCGCGTGCGCTATGTTCGCCAGCCAGAAGAGCTGGCGGGGGCCGATCTGGTGATTCTGCCCGGCAGCAAAAATACGCTGGGCGATCTGGTGTGGCTGCGTGAAAGCGGCATGGCGCACGGCGTCGTGCAATTGCATCGTAATAACGTACCGGTGGTGGGGATTTGCGGCGGTTACCAAATGCTCGGCGATACCATCATTGATGACGTGGAGTCAGGACTCGGTACGCTGCCGGGGCTGGGCTTGCTCAATACCGTAACCCATTTTGCCCAGCATAAAACCACCACCCTGGTTGAAGGGCAAATGTCCTCCTCGCTGCCCGACTGGCTGGCAGGCACGGCGGGGTTATCCGTTCGCGGTTATGAAATCCACATGGGCGAAACGACGTTAACTGAAGAATGCCGGTCGGTGATGACGCTGCGAAAAGACGGCGGCAATGTGGCTGACGGCGCGGTCACTCCGGATGGTCTGGCGTTCGGCACCTACCTTCACGGTCTGTTCGACAGCGATGAATTTACCCGTGCGCTGGTGAATGGCCTGCGAGAGCGTAAAGGATTAGCCCCGCTGGATTCCACCTTCCATTACGCGCAATATAAATCGCAGCAGTTTGATCTGCTGGCGGATGCGATGCGGCAACACATCGATATTGAGAAAATTTATACCATCATGCAGCAACACCGGGAGCCAGTATGA
- a CDS encoding energy-coupling factor ABC transporter ATP-binding protein: MLATSALWFRYQDDPILKGLTLDFSTHAVTGLVGANGCGKSTLFMNLSGLLRPQQGTVMWQGKPLDYSKRGLLALRQQVATVFQDPDQQIFYTDIDSDIAFSLRNLGVDEAEISRRVDDALTLVDAQHFRHQPIQCLSHGQKKRVAIAGALVLQAQYLLLDEPTAGLDPSGRTQMIEIIKRIVAQGNHVVISSHDIDLIYEVSDAVYVLRRGEVLTHGTPGDVFAQTELIEQAGLTQPWLVKLHTELGFPLCKTEAEFFSCMRENALKEAS; the protein is encoded by the coding sequence ATGCTTGCCACCTCAGCGCTTTGGTTTCGCTATCAGGATGACCCCATCCTCAAAGGGCTAACGCTGGACTTTTCTACGCATGCCGTCACCGGGCTGGTCGGTGCCAATGGCTGCGGGAAATCTACGCTATTTATGAACCTGAGTGGCTTACTGCGCCCGCAGCAAGGCACAGTGATGTGGCAAGGCAAACCGCTGGATTACAGCAAACGCGGCTTGCTGGCGCTACGTCAGCAGGTGGCAACCGTCTTTCAGGACCCCGATCAGCAAATCTTTTATACCGATATCGACAGCGACATTGCCTTCAGCCTGCGCAACCTTGGCGTGGATGAGGCTGAAATCTCCCGTCGGGTGGACGATGCGCTCACGCTGGTCGACGCCCAGCATTTTCGCCATCAGCCTATTCAGTGTTTAAGCCACGGGCAAAAAAAACGTGTGGCGATTGCTGGGGCATTGGTGTTGCAGGCGCAGTATTTGCTATTGGATGAACCTACTGCAGGCCTTGACCCTTCAGGTCGCACGCAGATGATTGAGATAATCAAACGCATCGTAGCGCAAGGAAATCACGTGGTTATCTCCAGCCATGATATCGATCTTATCTATGAGGTCAGCGATGCAGTTTACGTTTTGCGCCGGGGCGAAGTGCTAACGCATGGCACGCCGGGTGACGTTTTCGCCCAGACGGAACTGATTGAACAAGCGGGACTAACTCAGCCCTGGCTGGTGAAGCTGCATACTGAGCTGGGCTTCCCGCTGTGTAAAACAGAGGCTGAATTTTTTAGTTGTATGCGAGAGAACGCACTGAAGGAGGCGTCATGA
- a CDS encoding energy-coupling factor ABC transporter transmembrane protein, producing the protein MTGLDRLSYQSRWFHVSPVRKFLLWLMMMILAFTLPPLGQGIELLLIAALSCWLLRISFWRWCRWMALPFGFLTVGVVTILFSFSRDPQTLLASIPVGSYWLGVSGPGLVTANETFWRSLAALAATFWLVLNLPFPQLIILLKRGRVPRLLTEQILLTWRFIFILLDEALAIHRAQTLRFGYRSLPLGYRSLAMLVGLLFTRVLIRYQQMTTTLDIKLYQGDFHL; encoded by the coding sequence ATGACCGGGCTTGACAGGCTTAGCTATCAAAGCCGCTGGTTTCATGTCTCACCGGTGCGGAAATTTCTGCTCTGGCTGATGATGATGATTCTGGCATTTACTCTGCCCCCGTTGGGGCAGGGTATTGAGCTATTATTGATTGCCGCGCTGAGCTGCTGGCTGCTGCGCATTTCCTTCTGGCGCTGGTGTCGCTGGATGGCTTTGCCATTTGGTTTTCTGACAGTTGGTGTGGTGACTATTCTGTTTAGTTTTAGCCGCGATCCACAGACGTTGCTGGCGAGTATTCCTGTAGGAAGCTATTGGTTAGGCGTGAGTGGGCCAGGGCTGGTCACCGCTAATGAAACCTTCTGGCGCAGCCTGGCTGCGCTGGCGGCAACGTTCTGGCTGGTACTGAATCTACCGTTTCCGCAATTAATTATCTTACTTAAACGCGGGCGCGTTCCTCGCCTGTTGACTGAGCAGATCCTGTTAACCTGGCGCTTTATTTTTATCCTGTTAGACGAGGCGCTGGCTATACATCGCGCACAAACGCTGCGTTTTGGTTATCGTAGCTTGCCGTTGGGCTATCGCTCGCTGGCGATGTTGGTGGGACTGCTGTTTACCCGCGTGTTGATCCGCTACCAGCAAATGACCACCACACTGGATATCAAACTGTATCAGGGTGATTTTCACCTGTAA
- a CDS encoding energy-coupling factor ABC transporter substrate-binding protein, whose amino-acid sequence MKKTLILLVMVVALVILPFFINHGGEYGGSDGEAESQIQAIAPHYEPWFQPLYEPASGEIESLLFTLQGSLGAAVIFYILGYTKGRQRRDDRA is encoded by the coding sequence ATGAAAAAGACGCTGATTTTGTTAGTGATGGTTGTCGCGCTGGTGATCCTGCCGTTCTTTATCAACCACGGTGGAGAGTACGGCGGTTCAGACGGTGAGGCGGAGAGTCAGATTCAGGCAATTGCTCCCCATTATGAACCGTGGTTCCAGCCGTTGTATGAACCCGCAAGCGGCGAGATTGAAAGCCTGCTGTTTACGCTTCAGGGATCGCTGGGCGCAGCCGTGATTTTCTACATTCTGGGTTATACCAAGGGCAGGCAACGTCGTGATGACCGGGCTTGA
- the cbiM gene encoding cobalt ECF transporter S component CbiM: MKLEQQLKQLSFSGLAAALLLMIVPEQAFAMHIMEGFLPPMWALAWWLLFLPCLWYGLVRLRQIVQEDSHQKVLLALCGAFIFVLSALKIPSVTGSCSHPTGVGLAVILFGPGVVAILGAIVLLFQALLLAHGGLTTLGANGMSMAVIGPVVGYMVWKMACRAGLRRDVCVFLCAMLADLVTYFVTSVQLGVAFPDPSAGATGSIIKFMGIFCLTQIPIAIAEGLLTVMIYDQLTKRQLITAQGH; this comes from the coding sequence ATGAAGCTTGAACAACAGCTAAAACAGCTGTCTTTCAGCGGGTTGGCTGCGGCGCTATTACTGATGATTGTTCCTGAACAAGCGTTCGCCATGCACATAATGGAAGGTTTCTTGCCGCCGATGTGGGCGCTGGCCTGGTGGCTGCTGTTTTTGCCCTGTCTGTGGTACGGGCTGGTGCGTCTGCGCCAAATCGTACAGGAAGATAGTCACCAAAAAGTGTTACTGGCTTTGTGCGGCGCGTTTATTTTTGTGCTATCGGCGCTGAAAATTCCTTCCGTTACCGGAAGTTGTTCACACCCTACCGGCGTAGGTCTGGCGGTTATCCTGTTTGGACCGGGCGTGGTGGCAATCCTTGGGGCAATTGTTCTGCTGTTCCAGGCACTGCTGCTGGCGCACGGTGGTTTGACGACGCTCGGCGCTAACGGTATGTCGATGGCGGTGATCGGCCCGGTTGTGGGCTACATGGTGTGGAAAATGGCCTGCCGTGCGGGGCTGCGTCGTGATGTCTGCGTCTTCCTGTGCGCGATGCTGGCGGATCTCGTCACTTATTTCGTGACCTCGGTGCAACTGGGCGTTGCGTTCCCGGATCCGTCCGCTGGCGCTACCGGCTCAATCATCAAGTTCATGGGAATTTTCTGCCTGACGCAGATCCCTATTGCGATTGCGGAAGGTCTGCTCACCGTAATGATTTATGACCAGCTAACCAAACGGCAGTTGATTACCGCTCAAGGACATTAA
- a CDS encoding cobalt-factor II C(20)-methyltransferase — MSGKLYALSTGPGASDLITVRAARTLGTLDILYAPAGRKGGDSLALSIVREYIGEQTEVRCCHFPMSADSAEKEAVWDDVAAALVQEVEAGKQVGFITLGDAMLFSTWVFLLQRIGCPDWLEIVPGVTSFAAIAARSKTPLAMEQQSLAVVSCTAPEAEIQQALKQHDSLVLMKVYGRFARIKALLRQEGLLDCALMMSEATLPGEQCWRHLDEVSDDQPLPYFSTILVNKQWEYAQ; from the coding sequence ATGAGCGGAAAACTGTACGCATTAAGCACCGGGCCAGGTGCTTCCGATCTTATTACCGTGCGGGCCGCACGCACGCTGGGCACGCTGGACATTCTCTATGCGCCTGCCGGGCGGAAAGGTGGCGACAGCCTGGCGTTGTCGATCGTGCGGGAGTATATCGGCGAGCAGACCGAAGTTCGCTGCTGCCATTTTCCTATGAGTGCCGACAGCGCTGAAAAAGAGGCCGTATGGGATGACGTTGCTGCCGCGTTAGTACAGGAAGTTGAAGCCGGTAAGCAGGTGGGCTTTATCACTCTCGGCGACGCCATGCTGTTCAGCACCTGGGTCTTTTTACTCCAGCGTATAGGCTGTCCTGATTGGTTAGAAATTGTCCCGGGCGTGACCTCTTTCGCTGCGATTGCCGCGCGTTCCAAAACGCCGCTCGCCATGGAGCAACAGTCTCTGGCAGTGGTCTCCTGTACCGCGCCGGAAGCGGAAATCCAGCAGGCATTAAAGCAACATGACAGTCTGGTGCTGATGAAAGTATACGGTCGTTTTGCGCGCATCAAAGCACTGCTGCGACAAGAGGGATTGTTAGATTGCGCATTGATGATGTCTGAAGCCACGCTGCCGGGTGAGCAGTGCTGGCGTCATCTCGATGAGGTGAGCGACGATCAGCCGCTGCCTTATTTCTCGACCATTCTGGTCAATAAACAGTGGGAGTATGCACAATGA
- a CDS encoding sirohydrochlorin cobaltochelatase, translating into MKKALLVVSFGTSYHDTCEKNIVACERDLAASCPDRDLFRAFTSGMIIRKLKQRDGIEIDTPLQALQKLAEQGYQDVAIQSLHIINGDEYEKIVREVQSMRPLFSRLTLGVPLLSSHEDYAQLMLALQQQMPALGENEKVVFMGHGASHHAFAAYACLDHMMTAQRYPARVGAVESYPEVDVLIESLSQEGVTAVHLMPLMLVAGDHAINDMASDEDDSWKTLFNAAGIPATPWLSGLGENPAVRAMFVVHLQQALNVALEEAA; encoded by the coding sequence ATGAAAAAGGCGCTTCTGGTGGTCAGCTTTGGCACCAGCTACCACGACACCTGTGAGAAAAATATTGTGGCCTGTGAGCGCGATCTCGCAGCCAGTTGCCCTGACCGCGACCTGTTCCGGGCGTTTACCTCCGGGATGATAATCCGCAAGCTCAAGCAGCGTGACGGCATTGAAATCGACACGCCGCTGCAGGCGCTGCAAAAACTGGCGGAGCAGGGATATCAGGATGTGGCTATTCAGTCGTTGCATATTATCAACGGCGACGAATACGAAAAAATTGTCCGCGAAGTGCAAAGTATGCGCCCGCTTTTTTCTCGCCTGACGCTGGGTGTACCGCTGCTGAGCAGCCATGAAGATTACGCCCAGCTGATGCTGGCGCTGCAACAGCAAATGCCGGCGCTTGGCGAAAATGAAAAAGTGGTCTTTATGGGACACGGCGCCAGCCATCATGCCTTTGCCGCCTATGCCTGCCTCGATCACATGATGACGGCGCAGCGTTACCCGGCGCGGGTTGGGGCGGTGGAAAGCTATCCGGAAGTCGATGTGCTGATTGAAAGTTTGTCCCAGGAAGGAGTGACGGCGGTACATCTGATGCCGCTGATGCTAGTTGCTGGCGATCATGCCATCAATGATATGGCCTCCGACGAAGATGATTCGTGGAAAACATTGTTTAACGCGGCCGGGATACCGGCAACGCCGTGGCTCAGTGGCCTGGGTGAGAATCCAGCGGTTCGCGCTATGTTTGTGGTGCATTTACAGCAGGCGCTTAATGTTGCGCTGGAGGAAGCGGCATGA